Proteins encoded within one genomic window of Pectobacterium araliae:
- a CDS encoding putative Ig domain-containing protein — MMFDGAVAATATQADAAQNTSEAMQAANSAAHATDDSQTHNNDQTQNGQDDHGVTPDDATSNIAVAGEAPRKEVVFIDTSLTDYQTLVNNVPSSIEVELFDGSKDGLSQLAQWAQDHNGYDAIHILSHGAEGEIQLGSLKLDSDTANTRAADLATLGAALTDSGDLMIYGCDVAQDSGQSFVTLLAQLTGADVAASSDSTGASALGGDWDLESHSGSIETGALQMDSYRHTLDVSGTTADFVINGVSYSTGTVGSGVELFLDGGLDVDSSNWYADIDPTTSTITMTMRNGIYASDGLTSFDFTFSGSTLLAITSVTKDNAATTSAADFSATVNGNDKTITFHINTNETGGDGVLVWHFTSTNTGGSTDTAPSVVAIGANPTYTENGAAVGLFTGVSVDTHDTGQTFASAVFTVSNVAGNTEYLTLHGINVALSNGNSVSLGSGYGSASVSLSGGIATVSITGATLSNSDMGSLLSGMTYSNSSDNPGNATRTVTLTQLTDSGTSNNTVAPNISSAITVVPVNDAPTDITLSATTFAQSLGSNGTVATLTTTDVDSSVFTYSLVSGSGSTDNALFTISGNTLKAVNATGMAAGTYSVRLQVSDGAATYDKVVSLVVVDDIAPTFDQSPSVSNATVGGFNLSGSLTETGNVYYVVVADGASAPTATQVIAGQTATGSSATASGSQVLGSSPFNFSFTLTGLAASTAYDVYVVARDSAGNNTVSVVKVDATTTSAGTAPTLSATGNNPVFIGGMAGSIDLFSGVSANTNDSSQTFSSLTLTVSNATDSGEFINVGGNNINLSANNSGTLTGIGNYSVTRSGNTVTLQLSGMSASNSEMAGVVDGLRYGNTSASATAATRAVTLSAVSDSGSSNNSTALNLTSTVNVLASNSALYVTAGDDTGDNATFGSSVQEDANDGGGLSLREALYWANNTAGIDRIVFQTDVTLANSLLSPTDSVLIDGQSFTLNGGGYSGFQIVTGSITLAIQNLTLTNFTTDNSTDTGGVLGLSYSASDVNFRLYNVDISGNRDTTFGNGVFDLYNIAPGSYNFDFDRVNIHDNLMVGNLNEGVIRLFVSRTQQTVFLSITNSAITNNTGINSAGSTFGVSGLWLTGNQGNPTATHISLINTTITGQNNGIVFEFINNALSWVASVRNSIITGTSQDIVAYTPTGQPAGGSYTLYGGNNILSGSVNQVSSTDPRLAATASNAINQGNRFYVTGETDVRGLDRVRQGAVDIGAYESQFAAGTAPQVDLNGSTTGNNYSTTVPAASAATGISVTDALATLSQTDGDARLWTLTLNLAGTTDGSSESLSLSRQALLAAHAAGINVTGNGSQTLTLTGGATQEAFQIALRAIVYANVAATPTAGNRTVSVTANDDASSAATSTLTLTASNNASPVVSGTIAAQSIAQGGSLSVTVPAGTFTDPDVGDTLTLSATLANGSPLPSWLTFNAATGTFSGTPANGDVGNLTIKVTATDGSNASVSTTFGLTVTNVNDAPVVSGTIPAQSIAQGGSLSVTVPAGTFTDPDVGDTLTLSATLANGSPLPSWLTFNAATGTFSGTPANGDVGNLTIKVTATDGSNASVSTTFGLTVTNVNDAPVVSGTIPAQSIAQGGSLNVTIPAGTFTDPDGDTLTLSATLADGTALPSWLSFNPATGTFSGTPANGDVGNLTIKVTATDGSNASVSTTFGLTVTNVNEAPVVSGTIAAQNIAQGGSLNITIPAGTFTDPDGDTLTLSATLADGTALPAWLSFNPATGTFSGTPANGDVGSLTIKVTATDGSSASVSTTFSLTVTTVNEAPVVSGTIAAQSIAQGGSLNVTVPTGTFTDPDGDTLTLSATLADGTALPAWLTFNPVTGTFSGTPGNGDVGNLSIKVTASDGNATVSTSFSLTVTTANDAPVVSGTIAAQSIAQGGSLNITIPAGTFTDPDGDTLTLSATLADGTALPAWLSFNPATGTFSGTPANGDVGSLTIKVTATDGSSASVSTTFGLTVTNINDAPIVATPIPAQSVAQDGSLNFTVSAGTFTDPDGDMLTLSATLADGTALPSWLSFNPATGTFSGTPGNSDVGSLTIKVTATDGSSASVSTTFGLTVTNVNDAPVVSGTIAAQSIVQGGSLNVTIPAGTFTDPDGDTLTLSATLADGTMLPAWLSFNPATGTFSGTPANGDVGNLTIKITATDGSSASVSTTFGLTVTNVNDAPVVSGTIAAQSIAQGGSLNVTVPTGTFTDPDGDTLTLNATLADGAMLPAWLSFNPATGTFSGTPANGDVGNLTIKVTATDGSNASVSTTFGLTITNVNDAPVVATPIPPQSVVQGSGFNFTVPDGTFSDPDGDTLTLSATLANGSPLPSWLRFDPTIGTFSGTPGNADVGTLVIRVTATDGSNTFISTSFGLTVTNVNDAPVVATPIPSQSVAQGGGFNFTVPDGTFSDPDGDTLTLRATLANGSPLPSWLRFDPAIGTFSGTPGNADVGTLVIRVTATDGSNTSISTSFGLTITNVNDAPVVATPIPPQNVAQGGGFNFTVPDGTFTDPDGDTLILSATLANGSPLPSWLRFDPTIGTFSGTPGNADVGTLVIRVTATDGSNTSISTSFGLTVTNVNDAPVVATPIPPQSMAQGGGFNFTVPDGTFSDPDGDTLTLSATLANGSPLPSWLRFDPAIGTFSGTPGNADVGTLVIRVTATDGSNTSISTSFGLTVTSSIVSSDPQFKANDGIGRTPSASDTRQLFTQDATIALPALDGLIANPSLGSFTVGNDGAPRSVMSAIFTTGRQNTEGGTIPTSQVASTFGRGVASGIGINFDSTLGSFPSFSKDPALGGTSSLASVFSGIYLPSLTPMEVFSGGSWKDIPLDRTSSAMNSTDNGTGRSVAFTPSLHQQLQQIGDSKLQRLAAIEQALQESGQQQG; from the coding sequence ATGATGTTTGACGGAGCGGTAGCCGCCACCGCCACGCAGGCCGATGCGGCACAGAACACCAGTGAGGCGATGCAGGCAGCCAACAGCGCGGCACACGCGACGGATGACTCGCAGACCCATAACAACGATCAAACACAAAATGGGCAAGACGATCACGGCGTTACACCGGATGATGCCACCAGCAATATTGCCGTCGCCGGTGAAGCACCACGCAAAGAAGTAGTGTTTATCGATACCTCGCTCACCGATTATCAAACGCTGGTGAACAATGTGCCGAGCAGTATTGAGGTTGAACTATTTGATGGTAGTAAGGATGGCCTCAGCCAACTGGCACAGTGGGCGCAGGACCACAATGGTTATGACGCGATCCACATTCTGAGCCACGGTGCAGAAGGGGAAATTCAGCTAGGTAGCCTGAAACTGGATAGCGATACCGCTAACACCCGTGCCGCCGATCTCGCCACCTTGGGTGCCGCGCTAACTGACTCAGGCGATCTAATGATTTACGGCTGCGACGTGGCACAGGATTCCGGGCAAAGTTTTGTCACGCTGCTTGCACAGTTGACAGGAGCCGATGTCGCCGCCTCCAGCGATTCCACCGGAGCAAGCGCCCTCGGAGGAGACTGGGATCTGGAAAGCCACAGTGGCTCGATAGAAACCGGTGCGTTACAGATGGACAGCTATCGGCACACACTGGATGTTAGCGGCACCACAGCAGATTTTGTGATTAACGGTGTTTCCTATTCCACTGGCACGGTCGGTTCTGGTGTGGAACTGTTTCTTGATGGCGGGCTCGATGTCGACAGTTCCAACTGGTACGCCGATATCGATCCCACCACTTCCACCATCACCATGACCATGCGTAACGGCATCTACGCCAGCGACGGACTGACCTCGTTTGATTTTACCTTCTCCGGCAGCACGCTACTTGCCATTACCTCGGTCACCAAAGACAATGCGGCCACCACCAGTGCGGCAGATTTCTCTGCCACGGTCAACGGCAACGATAAAACCATCACCTTCCATATCAACACCAATGAAACCGGTGGTGACGGCGTGCTGGTGTGGCACTTTACCTCCACCAATACCGGCGGCAGTACCGATACGGCACCTAGCGTGGTCGCCATCGGAGCCAACCCGACCTACACCGAAAACGGTGCGGCTGTCGGCCTGTTTACTGGTGTCAGCGTCGACACCCATGACACCGGACAGACCTTCGCCAGTGCAGTTTTTACGGTCAGCAACGTGGCAGGCAACACGGAATATCTGACCCTTCACGGCATCAATGTGGCACTGAGCAATGGTAACAGCGTCTCGCTCGGCAGTGGCTATGGCTCCGCCAGCGTTAGCCTGAGCGGCGGGATTGCTACGGTCAGCATCACGGGTGCAACGCTGAGTAACAGCGACATGGGCAGCCTGTTGTCCGGCATGACGTATAGCAATAGCAGCGACAACCCCGGCAATGCCACACGCACAGTGACGCTGACGCAACTGACCGATTCCGGCACCAGTAACAATACCGTTGCGCCGAATATCAGCAGCGCCATCACCGTGGTGCCGGTGAACGATGCACCGACCGATATTACACTCTCTGCCACCACCTTTGCGCAATCGCTCGGCAGCAATGGCACTGTCGCCACCCTGACAACGACCGATGTGGATTCCAGCGTCTTTACCTACAGTCTGGTGAGTGGCAGCGGCAGTACCGATAACGCGCTGTTCACCATTAGCGGCAACACCCTAAAAGCAGTCAACGCCACTGGCATGGCGGCGGGCACCTACTCGGTGCGCCTGCAAGTGTCTGACGGTGCCGCTACCTATGACAAAGTGGTGTCATTGGTGGTGGTGGATGATATCGCCCCCACGTTTGACCAGTCACCCAGCGTCTCCAACGCCACCGTGGGCGGTTTTAACCTAAGCGGCAGCCTCACTGAAACTGGCAATGTGTATTATGTGGTGGTGGCTGACGGTGCCAGTGCTCCAACCGCGACGCAAGTGATCGCCGGGCAAACCGCCACAGGCAGCAGCGCCACTGCCTCCGGCAGCCAGGTGCTGGGTTCTTCGCCATTCAACTTTAGCTTTACCTTGACCGGCCTTGCCGCCAGCACTGCGTATGATGTGTATGTGGTGGCTAGGGACAGTGCAGGTAATAATACGGTCAGTGTAGTTAAGGTTGATGCCACAACGACCAGCGCGGGCACAGCGCCGACACTCAGCGCCACCGGCAACAATCCGGTATTTATCGGCGGTATGGCGGGTTCGATTGATCTGTTCAGCGGCGTCAGCGCCAATACCAACGACAGCAGCCAGACCTTTAGTTCGCTAACGTTGACGGTTTCCAATGCCACCGACAGCGGCGAATTTATCAACGTTGGCGGCAATAACATCAACCTGAGCGCCAACAATTCCGGCACCCTGACCGGTATCGGTAACTATAGCGTGACACGCTCCGGTAATACCGTCACGCTGCAATTGAGCGGCATGAGCGCCAGTAACAGTGAGATGGCCGGGGTAGTAGATGGCTTGCGCTATGGTAATACCAGCGCCAGCGCCACTGCGGCTACGCGTGCTGTCACCCTGAGTGCTGTCAGCGATAGTGGCAGCAGTAACAACAGCACAGCACTCAACCTGACCTCAACGGTGAACGTGCTTGCCAGCAACAGCGCATTGTATGTGACCGCCGGGGATGATACTGGCGACAATGCAACTTTCGGCAGTTCGGTGCAAGAGGATGCCAATGACGGCGGCGGGCTCAGCCTGCGTGAAGCCCTGTATTGGGCGAATAACACAGCGGGTATTGACCGTATTGTGTTCCAAACCGACGTGACGCTGGCCAATTCCCTTCTGTCGCCGACCGACAGCGTGCTGATTGACGGTCAGAGTTTCACCCTGAACGGGGGCGGCTATTCCGGTTTCCAAATCGTTACCGGGTCGATCACCCTGGCCATCCAAAACCTGACACTGACCAATTTTACCACCGATAACAGCACCGACACCGGCGGTGTGCTGGGGCTCAGCTACAGTGCCAGCGATGTCAACTTCCGACTGTACAACGTGGATATTTCGGGCAACCGTGACACCACGTTCGGCAATGGCGTCTTCGACCTGTACAACATTGCGCCCGGCAGCTACAACTTTGATTTCGACCGAGTGAATATTCACGACAACCTGATGGTTGGCAATTTGAATGAAGGGGTGATCAGACTGTTTGTGTCCAGAACCCAGCAAACGGTGTTCTTGTCGATCACCAATTCCGCCATCACCAACAATACCGGTATCAACTCGGCGGGCAGCACCTTCGGTGTCAGCGGGTTGTGGTTAACCGGGAACCAGGGTAACCCCACCGCTACCCACATCAGCCTGATCAACACCACCATTACCGGTCAGAACAACGGCATCGTCTTCGAATTCATCAACAATGCCCTCAGTTGGGTCGCCAGCGTGCGCAATTCCATCATTACCGGCACCAGCCAGGATATTGTAGCCTACACCCCAACGGGACAACCCGCCGGCGGCAGCTACACCTTGTACGGCGGCAACAACATCCTGAGTGGCAGCGTGAATCAGGTGTCGTCAACCGATCCGCGACTGGCCGCCACGGCCAGCAATGCGATTAATCAAGGCAACCGTTTCTATGTTACGGGTGAGACAGATGTGCGCGGCTTGGATAGGGTACGGCAAGGCGCCGTTGATATTGGCGCTTATGAATCGCAGTTTGCTGCGGGTACCGCCCCGCAGGTCGATTTGAATGGCAGCACCACAGGCAATAATTACTCCACGACGGTACCCGCCGCCTCCGCCGCTACGGGTATTTCTGTGACGGATGCCTTAGCAACCCTGAGTCAAACCGACGGGGATGCCCGCCTCTGGACGCTGACGCTCAATTTGGCAGGAACGACAGACGGTAGCAGTGAGTCCTTATCCCTTTCACGGCAGGCATTGCTCGCAGCCCATGCTGCCGGCATCAACGTAACCGGTAATGGTAGCCAGACGCTGACGCTGACAGGCGGTGCGACGCAGGAAGCCTTCCAGATCGCGCTACGTGCCATTGTGTATGCCAACGTAGCCGCTACGCCAACGGCAGGAAATCGGACCGTATCGGTAACGGCCAATGATGATGCCAGTAGCGCCGCAACCTCTACCTTGACATTGACTGCGAGTAACAACGCGTCTCCGGTAGTGTCCGGCACGATTGCCGCGCAGAGCATCGCGCAAGGCGGCAGTCTGAGTGTCACCGTACCCGCAGGCACCTTTACCGATCCCGATGTGGGCGATACGCTGACCCTGAGCGCCACCCTTGCCAACGGTTCTCCGCTGCCAAGTTGGTTGACCTTTAACGCAGCTACCGGCACGTTCTCCGGCACACCGGCCAACGGGGATGTGGGCAACCTGACCATCAAGGTCACCGCCACCGATGGCAGCAACGCCTCGGTCAGCACCACCTTTGGCCTGACCGTTACCAACGTTAACGATGCCCCGGTGGTCTCCGGTACCATCCCGGCGCAGAGCATTGCGCAGGGCGGTAGTCTGAGTGTCACCGTACCCGCAGGCACCTTTACCGATCCCGATGTGGGCGATACGCTGACCCTGAGCGCCACCCTTGCCAACGGTTCTCCGCTGCCAAGTTGGTTGACCTTTAACGCAGCTACCGGCACGTTCTCCGGCACACCGGCCAACGGGGATGTGGGCAACCTGACCATCAAGGTCACCGCCACCGATGGCAGCAACGCCTCGGTCAGCACCACCTTTGGCCTGACCGTTACCAACGTTAACGATGCCCCGGTGGTCTCCGGTACCATCCCGGCGCAGAGCATTGCGCAGGGCGGTAGTCTGAATGTCACCATCCCGGCAGGTACCTTTACCGATCCCGATGGCGATACCCTGACGCTCAGTGCCACGCTGGCGGATGGCACGGCACTACCCAGTTGGCTGTCGTTTAACCCTGCCACCGGTACTTTCTCTGGCACACCTGCCAACGGGGATGTCGGCAACCTGACCATCAAGGTCACCGCCACCGACGGCAGCAACGCCTCGGTCAGCACCACCTTTGGCCTGACCGTCACCAATGTGAATGAAGCCCCGGTGGTCTCCGGCACGATTGCCGCACAGAACATCGCGCAAGGCGGCAGTCTGAATATCACCATCCCAGCAGGCACCTTTACCGATCCGGATGGCGATACGCTGACGCTGAGCGCCACGCTGGCGGACGGCACCGCACTGCCCGCCTGGCTGTCGTTTAACCCGGCTACCGGCACCTTCTCCGGCACACCGGCCAATGGGGATGTGGGCAGCCTGACCATCAAGGTCACCGCCACCGATGGCAGCAGCGCCTCGGTCAGCACCACCTTTAGTTTGACGGTCACCACCGTTAATGAAGCCCCGGTGGTCTCCGGCACGATTGCCGCACAGAGCATCGCGCAAGGCGGTAGTCTGAATGTCACCGTACCCACCGGTACCTTTACCGATCCGGATGGCGATACCCTGACGCTCAGCGCCACGCTGGCGGACGGCACCGCGCTGCCAGCGTGGCTGACCTTTAACCCTGTCACCGGTACTTTCTCTGGCACACCGGGCAATGGGGATGTGGGCAATCTTTCCATCAAGGTCACGGCCAGCGATGGCAATGCTACCGTCAGTACCAGCTTTAGCCTGACCGTTACCACCGCGAACGATGCGCCGGTGGTCTCCGGCACGATTGCCGCACAGAGCATCGCGCAAGGCGGCAGTCTGAATATCACCATCCCAGCAGGCACCTTTACCGATCCGGATGGCGATACGCTGACGCTGAGCGCCACGCTGGCGGACGGCACCGCACTGCCCGCCTGGCTGTCGTTTAACCCGGCTACCGGCACCTTCTCCGGCACACCGGCCAATGGGGATGTGGGCAGCCTGACCATCAAGGTCACCGCCACCGATGGCAGCAGCGCCTCGGTCAGCACCACCTTTGGCCTGACCGTCACTAACATCAATGATGCGCCGATCGTCGCAACCCCAATCCCCGCGCAAAGTGTCGCGCAGGATGGCAGCCTGAACTTCACCGTGTCCGCAGGCACCTTTACCGATCCCGATGGCGATATGCTGACGCTCAGCGCCACGCTGGCGGATGGCACGGCACTGCCCAGTTGGCTGTCGTTTAACCCAGCGACCGGCACCTTCTCCGGTACGCCGGGCAATAGCGATGTCGGCAGCCTGACCATCAAGGTCACCGCCACCGACGGCAGCAGCGCCTCGGTCAGCACCACCTTTGGCCTGACCGTCACCAATGTGAACGATGCCCCAGTGGTCTCCGGCACGATTGCCGCGCAGAGCATTGTGCAAGGTGGCAGTCTGAATGTCACCATCCCGGCAGGCACCTTTACCGATCCGGATGGCGATACGCTAACGCTCAGCGCCACGCTGGCGGACGGCACCATGCTGCCAGCCTGGCTGTCGTTTAACCCGGCCACCGGTACTTTCTCTGGCACACCTGCCAACGGGGATGTCGGCAACCTGACCATCAAGATCACCGCCACCGACGGCAGCAGCGCCTCGGTCAGCACCACCTTTGGCCTGACCGTCACCAATGTGAACGATGCCCCGGTGGTCTCCGGCACGATTGCCGCACAGAGCATCGCGCAAGGCGGTAGTCTGAATGTCACCGTACCCACCGGTACCTTTACCGATCCCGATGGCGATACCCTGACGCTCAATGCCACGCTGGCGGACGGCGCCATGCTGCCAGCCTGGCTGTCGTTTAACCCTGCCACCGGTACTTTCTCTGGCACACCTGCCAACGGGGATGTCGGCAACCTGACCATCAAGGTCACCGCCACCGACGGCAGCAACGCCTCGGTCAGCACCACCTTTGGCCTGACGATCACCAACGTTAACGATGCGCCAGTGGTCGCCACGCCAATCCCGCCGCAAAGCGTGGTTCAGGGCAGTGGCTTCAACTTTACCGTGCCTGACGGCACCTTTAGCGATCCCGATGGTGACACGCTGACGCTGAGCGCCACCCTCGCCAACGGGTCACCGCTGCCAAGCTGGCTTCGTTTCGATCCGACCATCGGCACCTTCTCCGGCACGCCGGGCAACGCGGATGTCGGTACGTTGGTGATCAGGGTTACGGCCACCGACGGCAGTAATACATTCATCAGCACCAGTTTTGGCCTGACGGTAACTAACGTCAACGATGCACCCGTAGTCGCCACGCCAATCCCGTCGCAAAGCGTGGCTCAGGGGGGTGGCTTCAACTTTACCGTGCCTGACGGCACCTTTAGCGATCCCGATGGTGACACGCTGACGCTACGCGCCACCCTAGCCAACGGATCACCGCTGCCGAGCTGGCTGCGCTTCGATCCGGCCATCGGCACCTTCTCCGGCACGCCGGGCAATGCAGATGTCGGTACCTTGGTAATCCGGGTAACGGCCACCGACGGCAGTAATACGTCCATCAGTACCAGCTTTGGCCTGACGATCACCAACGTTAACGATGCCCCCGTGGTTGCCACGCCTATCCCGCCGCAAAACGTGGCTCAGGGGGGTGGCTTCAACTTTACCGTGCCTGACGGCACCTTTACCGATCCGGATGGCGATACCCTGATCCTCAGCGCCACCCTCGCCAACGGGTCGCCGCTGCCAAGCTGGCTGCGCTTCGATCCGACCATCGGCACTTTCTCCGGTACACCGGGCAACGCAGATGTCGGTACGTTGGTGATCAGGGTTACGGCCACCGACGGCAGTAATACCTCCATCAGCACCAGTTTTGGCCTGACGGTAACTAACGTTAACGATGCGCCAGTGGTCGCCACGCCAATCCCGCCGCAAAGCATGGCACAGGGGGGTGGCTTCAACTTTACCGTGCCTGACGGCACCTTTAGCGATCCCGATGGTGACACGCTGACGCTGAGCGCCACCCTCGCCAACGGGTCACCGCTGCCAAGCTGGCTGCGCTTCGATCCTGCTATCGGCACCTTCTCCGGCACACCGGGCAACGCAGATGTCGGTACTTTGGTGATCAGGGTTACGGCCACCGACGGCAGTAATACATCCATCAGCACCAGCTTTGGCTTGACGGTGACGAGCAGTATTGTAAGCAGCGATCCTCAGTTCAAAGCCAACGACGGTATTGGACGGACACCGTCAGCCAGCGATACACGCCAGCTGTTTACGCAGGATGCCACGATAGCACTGCCGGCATTGGATGGTCTGATTGCCAATCCGTCGCTCGGCAGTTTCACCGTGGGTAACGACGGTGCACCGAGGTCAGTGATGTCTGCCATTTTTACTACCGGACGCCAGAACACCGAGGGAGGCACTATCCCAACTAGCCAGGTGGCTAGCACTTTCGGACGTGGAGTCGCCAGCGGCATTGGCATTAACTTCGACAGCACACTAGGTTCCTTCCCCAGCTTCAGCAAAGATCCCGCTTTAGGCGGCACCTCATCGCTGGCTAGCGTGTTCTCGGGAATCTATCTGCCTTCACTGACGCCAATGGAGGTCTTCTCCGGCGGTAGTTGGAAGGATATTCCGCTCGATAGGACGAGTAGTGCGATGAATAGCACGGATAACGGCACGGGACGCTCGGTGGCATTTACACCTTCGCTGCATCAGCAATTACAACAGATAGGTGATTCTAAACTGCAACGCCTCGCGGCCATTGAGCAAGCATTGCAGGAAAGTGGTCAGCAGCAGGGATAG
- a CDS encoding TolC family protein: MLKGRKLFSLSAIVLAASGCAVTTQPISKVESGQRSQQDRVAMFSQQEPVTAPITLYDAMARALKYNLESRLKVMEYALSQQQVELARYDMLPKLAASAGYVGRNNMSASSSRSVETGRTSLEPSTSQDRDRDVADLTMVWNVLDFGVSYVTAQQKSDQRWIAEERKRKVVHTIQQDVRSAYWRAVAAERLLGQIDGLIVRVNAARDASEHMSSQQIGDPIEVLSYQRALIDATRQLEEQRRALSLAKTELATLMNLPLDTAYKLALPQSGDETVPQLNVDVKVLEEAALVSRPELREQDYQVRIHAAETRKALLRMLPGVEISAGGHYDSNSFLVNNSWADVGVKATWNLFNLLSGPAARKAAQANESVSEVQRQAMSLAIMAQLYIARANFNEAQRQYKTSSELRNLDTKIVEQLRNRYKANSIGELQLIQGELNALNASLRQDLAYAELRNTYGQIFSTIGLDLLPKTLPSNSLADISQALRQSDINWQQGKISTLQSF, encoded by the coding sequence GTGTTAAAGGGTCGGAAACTATTTAGCCTTAGCGCCATCGTGCTAGCCGCCAGCGGCTGTGCCGTGACCACACAGCCGATCAGCAAGGTCGAAAGCGGGCAACGCAGCCAGCAGGACCGAGTCGCCATGTTCAGCCAGCAGGAGCCCGTCACGGCACCGATCACGCTGTATGATGCCATGGCACGTGCGCTGAAATATAACCTCGAATCACGCTTAAAAGTGATGGAATATGCGCTGAGCCAGCAGCAGGTGGAGCTAGCACGCTACGATATGTTGCCGAAACTGGCGGCATCAGCGGGCTATGTGGGGCGTAATAATATGAGTGCCTCCAGTAGCCGCAGCGTGGAAACAGGACGTACTTCTCTGGAACCTTCCACCTCACAGGATCGCGACCGAGATGTAGCCGATCTGACTATGGTGTGGAACGTGCTCGACTTTGGCGTCAGCTACGTGACCGCCCAGCAAAAATCAGATCAGCGCTGGATTGCCGAAGAGCGTAAACGCAAGGTCGTGCACACCATCCAGCAAGACGTACGCTCCGCCTACTGGCGCGCCGTGGCAGCTGAACGCTTGTTGGGGCAGATTGATGGCCTGATCGTCCGTGTCAACGCTGCGCGCGACGCGAGCGAACACATGTCGTCACAGCAGATTGGCGACCCCATTGAAGTCCTTAGCTATCAACGCGCGCTGATCGACGCCACACGCCAATTGGAAGAACAGCGTCGCGCACTGTCGCTAGCCAAGACTGAGCTGGCGACCTTGATGAACCTGCCATTGGATACGGCCTACAAGCTTGCATTGCCACAAAGCGGTGACGAAACCGTACCGCAGCTGAATGTCGATGTGAAGGTGCTGGAAGAAGCGGCGCTGGTCAGTCGCCCAGAACTGCGCGAGCAGGATTATCAGGTCCGAATTCATGCCGCTGAAACCCGTAAAGCGCTGCTGCGTATGCTGCCCGGCGTGGAAATCAGCGCAGGTGGCCACTATGACAGCAACTCTTTTCTGGTCAACAACAGCTGGGCTGACGTCGGCGTGAAAGCCACCTGGAACCTGTTCAATCTGCTGTCCGGCCCCGCCGCGCGTAAAGCCGCTCAGGCTAACGAGTCCGTGTCGGAAGTGCAACGCCAGGCGATGTCACTGGCAATTATGGCACAGTTATACATCGCCCGAGCCAACTTCAATGAGGCGCAGCGACAATATAAAACCAGTTCAGAATTGCGTAATCTTGACACTAAAATTGTCGAACAGCTGAGAAACCGCTATAAGGCTAACAGCATCGGTGAACTACAGTTGATTCAAGGTGAGCTGAACGCCCTCAACGCCAGTTTACGTCAGGATCTGGCCTATGCAGAACTACGCAATACCTACGGTCAGATATTCTCAACGATCGGACTGGATTTGCTACCGAAAACCCTCCCGTCCAACAGCCTTGCAGATATCAGTCAGGCACTGCGTCAATCTGACATCAACTGGCAACAGGGTAAAATCAGTACCTTGCAATCGTTCTGA
- a CDS encoding phage tail protein, which translates to MKLSKALFAKTALASTLAVVLLHTENASACAAEPLIGSVCFMATNYCPQGFIPAKGQVVQINAYQALYALVSNTYGGSAASGTFGLPDLRGRGAIGTDQGTGLSNIALGQMLGAETATLSIANLAAHSHTVTQTQPPADNVFIPAVPGTLNVTASLPLATTAPASGGAAPVSGLNYLTAIAGTVPAGAGTANVTFKGPYTQTKPSAGATLPADVVTTGNSTIPAFSFKVPTVTVGTTGSSTPVAVRDPALGLTACIATQGIYPQHP; encoded by the coding sequence ATGAAACTTAGCAAAGCGTTATTTGCCAAAACGGCCCTAGCATCGACGTTGGCGGTTGTCCTACTGCACACAGAAAATGCTTCAGCTTGCGCCGCCGAACCTTTAATCGGCTCGGTCTGTTTTATGGCCACCAATTATTGTCCGCAGGGATTTATACCCGCGAAAGGGCAAGTCGTACAAATCAATGCTTACCAGGCACTCTATGCGCTGGTCAGTAACACCTATGGGGGTTCAGCGGCATCAGGCACCTTTGGTCTTCCCGATTTGCGTGGCAGAGGCGCCATCGGCACCGACCAGGGGACTGGTCTGAGCAATATAGCCCTCGGTCAAATGTTGGGGGCCGAAACCGCTACCCTCAGCATCGCGAATCTGGCCGCACACAGTCACACCGTTACCCAGACTCAACCCCCGGCAGATAACGTGTTCATCCCTGCCGTGCCGGGCACTTTAAACGTAACAGCCAGCCTGCCACTTGCCACCACCGCGCCCGCCAGTGGCGGTGCCGCGCCAGTTAGCGGACTTAACTACCTCACAGCCATCGCCGGCACGGTGCCCGCCGGTGCTGGCACAGCGAATGTGACCTTCAAAGGTCCCTATACGCAAACCAAACCCAGCGCCGGTGCCACCCTGCCCGCTGACGTGGTGACGACAGGAAATTCCACCATCCCAGCATTCTCGTTTAAGGTGCCGACTGTCACGGTCGGAACTACGGGTTCAAGCACCCCCGTCGCGGTACGCGACCCGGCGTTAGGGCTGACAGCCTGCATCGCAACGCAAGGTATCTACCCACAGCATCCCTAA